In Peromyscus maniculatus bairdii isolate BWxNUB_F1_BW_parent chromosome 21, HU_Pman_BW_mat_3.1, whole genome shotgun sequence, one DNA window encodes the following:
- the Unc5cl gene encoding UNC5C-like protein, which translates to MSPQESSVHPFQFLLLVGIPVASAFLLVQCLRRHCSRWLPGACQKPDDQEETVSPPTPSPEYELSRQSPPSTLPEVAAFYQELHTPTRGQTITRQLMHKLLVYSAREVDHRGGCLMLHDTGISLLIPPGAVAVGRQERVSLVLVWDLTDAPSLSHRQGLVSPVVACGPHGASFLKPCTLTFKHCAQQPSQACVYSSNTSLLDAKHWRPLGRPGAYTSRDECRILLSHFSLYTCVLEAPLGQTARKWLQLAVFCSPLAPGQTHLQLRVYFLNNTPCALQWAITNEQPHGGRMRGPCQLFDFTGARADQCLKLKYISEGWENVDDSSRQLVPHLHIWHGKCPFRSFCFRRKAANENEDCSALTNEIIVTMHTFQDGLETKYMEILRFQASEEESWAAPPPVSQPPPCNRLPPELFEQLQMLLEPNSVTGNDWRRLASHLGLCGMKIRFLSCQRSPAAAILELFEEQNGSLQELHYLMTSMERLDCASAIQNYLNRTPRGSPATMHGGTWENGGLELDEKL; encoded by the exons ATGAGCCCCCAGGAGAGTTCTGTCCACCCTTTTCAATTCCTCCTGTTGGTGGGGATCCCTGTGGCCAGCGCTTTCCTTCTGGTTCAGTGCCTTCGCCGGCACTGTTCTCGGTGGCTGCCAGGGGCCTGCCAGAAGCCAGATGACCAGGAGGAGACAGTGTCCCCACCCACTCCGTCACCAGAGTACGAGCTCTCAAGGCAGAGCCCACCCTCCACACTACCCGAGGTGGCTGCATTCTACCAGGAACTGCACACGCCCACCCGGGGCCAGACCATCACGCGCCAGCTGATGCATAAGCTGCTGGTGTATTCTGCTCGAGAGGTGGACCACCGTGGTGGGTGCCTGATGCTCCATGACACGGGCATTTCTCTGCTCATCCCACCAG GTGCTGTGGCGGTGGGTCGGCAGGAGAGAGTGTCCTTGGTCCTGGTGTGGGACCTGACAGATGCACCATCATTATCTCACAGACAGGGACTCGTGAGTCCTGTGGTGGCATGTGGCCCTCATGGGGCCTCTTTCCTGAAGCCTTGCACCCTCACATTCAAGCACTGTGCCCAGCAGCCCAGTCAGGCCTGTGTCTACAGCAGCAACACTTCCTTGCTGGATGCCAAGCACTGGAGGCCTCTGGGTCGGCCGGGGGCGTATACCTCCCGGGATGAGTGTCGTATCCTGCTCTCTCACTTCAG CCTCTACACCTGTGTTCTGGAGGCACCCCTGGGCCAGACAGCCCGCAagtggctgcagctggcagtgttCTGCTCCCCGCTGGCCCCGGGGCAGACCCACCTGCAGCTGCGCGTCTATTTCCTGAACAACACCCCCTGCGCCCTGCAGTGGGCTATCACCAATGAGCAGCCCCATGGCGGACGCATGCGCGGGCCCTGCCAGCTCTTCGACTTCACTGGGGCCAGAGCAGACCAGTGCCTGAAGCTCAAGTACATCTCTGAGG GCTGGGAAAACGTGGATGACAGTAGTCGCCAGCTGGTTCCCCACCTTCATATCTGGCATGGAAAGTGCCCCTTCCGTTCTTTCTGCTTCAGGAGAAAGGCAG cCAATGAGAATGAAGACTGCTCAGCATTGACCAATGAGATCATTGTCACCATGCATACCTTCCAGGAT GGCTTGGAAACCAAGTACATGGAGATCCTCAGATTCCAGGCGTCGGAGGAGGAGTCCTGGGCAGCACCACCTCCTGTCTCTCAGCCACCCCCCTGCAATAG GCTGCCCCCGGAGCTCTTTGAGCAGCTGCAGATGTTACTGGAGCCCAACAGTGTCACTGGGAATGACTGGCGCAGACTGGCCTCCCACCTGGGGCTCTGTGGCATGAAAATCCG GTTTTTGTCCTGCCAGCGCAGCCCCGCCGCGGCCATCCTGGAGCTGTTTGAGGAGCAGAATGGCAGCCTGCAGGAGCTTCACTACCTCATGACCTCCATGGAGCGGTTGGACTGCGCCTCGGCCATCCAGAACTACCTGAACAGAACCCCCCGGGGCAGCCCTGCCACGATGCACGGAGGCACCTGGGAGAACGGTGGCTTAGAGCTGGATGAGAAACTCTAA
- the Tspo2 gene encoding translocator protein 2, with translation MLLQGPVFVGLPLLGPILICMFTHHQTSGWCEDERKLSWCPPHKVILLVWATIYSVMGYASYLVWKDLGGGFRWPLALPLGLYTFQLTLSWTFLLLFLTADNPGLALLDLLLLYGLVASLVLIWQPINKLAALLLLPYLAWLTVTTAITYRLWRDSLCPAYQP, from the exons ATGCTGCTTCAAGGGCCTGTCTTCGTGGGTTTGCCCCTCCTGGGACCCATCCTGATTTGCATGTTCACTCATCATCAGACATCCGGTTGGTGTGAGGATGAGAGGAAGCTGTCTTGGTGCCCACCCCACAAAGTCATATTGCTTGTGTGGGCAACTATCTACTCTGTCATGGG CTACGCCTCCTACCTGGTGTGGAAGGACCTGGGTGGGGGCTTCCGGTGGCCCCTAGCACTGCCCCTGGGCCTCTACACTTTCCAGCTCACCCTCAGCTGGACTTTCTTGTTGCTCTTCTTGACAGCCGACAACCCTGGGCTG GCCCTCCTGGACCTGTTGCTGCTCTACGGGCTGGTGGCGAGCCTGGTGCTTATCTGGCAGCCGATCAACAagctggctgctctgctcctgctgccCTACCTGGCCTGGCTCACCGTGACCACCGCCATCACCTACCGCCTGTGGAGGGACAGCCTGTGTCCAGCGTACCAGCCTTAG